The genomic DNA GAATCTTTGCTGCTGACTTCGCGCCCTACGTATCTAGCGCAAAAAGTCAGAGCCATCAGTCGCCATCAACAGCCCGCGCAACGTCTTCCCATTCCGCCCAAACCCGCGTGACGTACCCGTAATAAACCATGTCTTCATGTGTACTCCTGAGTTAAAGACTGTTGTTTTCGGATAGCTTCATTACTCATTACGCTACTGGCTCTAGTAATGACTACAACTTTGTTTTCCACGTTTAACATCGTTCTTTTTCCGAAGGTTGAGGGTAGTTAAAATTAGAGGAATTGACCGCCAGAAACTTCGATTCTCTGTGCATTGACCCATCGATTTTCTTCAGATAATAAAGCGGCGATCGCACCTCCAATATCATCAAGAAGACCGACGCGACCCAAAGCCGTTTGCGAGGCAATAAACTTGTTGATTTCTGGATTGTCTCGCACTGCACCGCCACCAAAATCTGTTTCAATTGCGCCTCGAGCCACAACATTCACAGCGATTTGTCGGTGTCCCAGTTCTTTCGCCATATAGCGAGTTAAGATTTCGATCGCACCTTTCATCGTGGCATAGGCAGTATAACCTGGTAGCGTCATTCGAGCCAGACCTGACGAGAGATTCACAATCCGTCCGCCATCATTCATCAACGGCAGGAGTTTTTGAGTGAGAAAAAAAACACCCTTAACGTGGATATTCATCATGTAATCGAATTCTTACTCAGTTGTCTCTGTAAAAGGCTTGTACACCCCTGTTCCCGCGTTATTCACCAGGAAATTAAACCCCTCGGTCTGCCAAGTGATTTGCAGCGTCTGCTGGAGTTGAGTCACGAAATCATCAAAGGTTTTAGTGCTTGACGTATCAAGTTGCAGTGCGACAGCTTTTGCCCCAAGCGATTCGATTTTAGAGACGACCTGAGCGGCTTGTTGAGCATTGCTGTGATACGTCACGATAACATCGACTCCTTTTTGAGCAAGATGCAACGCGGTGCTTTTGCCAAGCCCTCGACTCGCTCCGGTTACTAGTGCAATTTTTGTGCTGCGATTAGTCATTGCCTTATCCTTTGAATGTTTTTTATGGATGTATTCATCTTATGAATAAGAACAAGATTTTTAAATACACAAATCTCGCTATTTATTGCCTAATTCTCTAAAGTCAAGTTTTATAACTAGATTAAGATGCTTTACAATGGCTGTATAAAGATGATTGAATTAGTCGGAAAATTAGCATGACGATTCCCGTTCCGATCACAGACTCCGCCAACGAACAGATTATCAATCAGTGTAGAGAACTGGCGGCACTGATAACCCGCCATACCGATGGTAAGGGAGACGGATTGCATCGAACACCAATCGAGCGGCTAGATTTTGCGCGAGAGTCTGCTGTTTCCACCACATTAACTGGAGTCGGCACACCGATGCTGGCGATCGTCGTTCAGGGCAAAAAAGCAGCATTGCTGGGCGAGAAAACTTATTGTTATGGGGCGGCTCAATATTTGATTCTCTCCGTCGATTTGCCGGTTAGTGGATTTATACTCTAGGCAACCCCAACGCAACCATATTTAGGATTTAAGCTGGATCTCGATCCGCGTCAACTTGGTGAAATTATTACTGCCCAAACCAGCGTAATCGCTAGTAAAAAAGAAACTTCTGTCAGAGGCTTTTTTGTCAGCACCGCCACTGCACCATTGCTCGATTGCGCTCTGAGATTGATAAAGCTGTTGGATACGCCGCGAGATATTGCGATGCTGGCTCCCATGATTACCCAGGAAATCTACTATCGCCTCCTGATGGGCGAACAATGCGAAGCCGTTCGTCAGATTGCTACATACTGGTAGTAATATGCAGCGCATCGCTCAGGTCATCCAAGATATTAAGACCGATTTTACAAAGCCGCTGCGGATTCAGGATCTGGCCGGTCGAGCCAGGATGTCTACTTCCTCTTTCCATTATCATTTTAAGCAAGTGACATCGATGAGTCCGTTGAACTATCAGAAGCAATTAAGACTATTAGAAGCGCGTCGCCTGATGCTGGTCGAAAAATCTACTGCGGCGACTGCTGCCGAGCGGGTGGGTTATGAA from Coleofasciculaceae cyanobacterium includes the following:
- a CDS encoding AraC family transcriptional regulator, with product MQRIAQVIQDIKTDFTKPLRIQDLAGRARMSTSSFHYHFKQVTSMSPLNYQKQLRLLEARRLMLVEKSTAATAAERVGYESPSQFSREYSRTFGAPPIQDIDRLRIALPSADTLIV